A section of the Humulus lupulus chromosome 2, drHumLupu1.1, whole genome shotgun sequence genome encodes:
- the LOC133815233 gene encoding uncharacterized mitochondrial protein AtMg00240-like, translating into MDSKAAPTSGLVSKPLSQHDGDSIANPSKYRRVVESLQYVTMTRLDIAFVVHKACQFMQQPTSAHWLAVKRILRYLRGTPTHGILITITPSLHISTFNDADWASSPDDRRSTGGFCVFLGDCLLCLGLPPSNVLFPVAAPSPNIILYQLWQLNWLGTSIYSMNSSSHLIRFQ; encoded by the coding sequence ATGGACTCCAAAGCGGCTCCAACATCTGGTTTAGTCAGCAAGCCTTTGTCTCAACATGATGGAGATTCCATTGCCAATCCTAGTAAATATAGACGTGTGGTTGAATCTCTTCAGTATGTGACTATGACGAGACTCGATATTGCCTTTGTTGTCCATAAGGCATGTCAGTTTATGCAACAACCAACCTCTGCACATTGGCTAGCTGTGAAGCGTATTCTGAGGTACCTTCGAGGCACTCCAACCCATGGTATTTTGATTACAATCACTCCCTCTCTTCATATTTCTACTTTTAATGATGCAGATTGGGCATCTAGCCCAGATGATAGGCGGAGTACTGGTGGATTCtgtgtgtttttgggtgattgtCTCTTGTGTCTTGGTCTTCCACCAAGCAACGTTTTGTTTCCCGTAGCAGCACCGAGTCCGAATATCATACTCTACCAATTGTGGCAGCTAAATTGGCTTGGTACAAGCATCTattccatgaactcaagctcccaCTTGATTCGGTTCCAATAG